The genomic segment atcttgcgacttgtgacggccggctgcccaacaacctgcccgcttgaccctatcccctcctctcttctccagaccgtttccggagaccttctcccttatctcacttcgctcatcaactcatccctgaccgctggctacgtcccttccgtcttcaagagagcgagagttgcaccccttctcaaaaaacctacactcgatccctccgatgtcaacaactacagaccagtatcccttctttcttttctctccaaaactcttgagcgtgccgtccttagccagctctcttgctatctctctcagaatgaccttcttgatccaaatcagtcaggtttcaagactggtcattcaactgagactgctcttctctgtgtcacggaggctctccgcactgctaaagctaactctctctcctctgctctcatccttctagacctatctgctgcctttgatactgtgaaccatcagatcctcctctccaccctctccgagttgggcatctttggcatggctcactcttggattgcgtcctacctgacaggtcactcctaccaggtggcgtggcgagaatccgtctccgcaccacgtgctctcaccactggtgtcccccagggctcattTCTAGGCcttctcctattctcgctatacaccaagtcacttggctctgtcatatcacatggtctctcctatcattgctacgcagacgacacacaattaatcttctcctttcccccttctgataaccaggtgacaaatcgcatctctgcatgtctggcagacatagcagtgtggatgacggatcaccacctcaagctgaacctcggcaagacggaacTGCCCGTTGTGACGGAActactccattgtgtcctcctcccagagtgctagagccttggcgtgaccctggacaacaccctgtcgttctctgctaacatcaaggcggtgacccgatcctgtaggttcatcctCTACCTGTAAGGCAGggtcgcagagtacgaccctgccttacacaggaagcggcacaagtcctaatccaggcacttgtcatcttccgtctggattactgcaactcgctgttggcggggctccctgcctgtgccattaaacccctacaactcatccagaatgccgcagcccgtctggtgttcaaccttcccaagttctctcacgtcaccccgctcctccgcacactccactggcttccagttgaagctcgcatctgctacaagaccatggtgcttgcctacggagctgtgaggggaacggcacctccgtaccttcaggctctgatcagtccctacacccaaacaagggcactgcgttcatccacctctggcctgctggcccccctacctctgcggaagcacagttcccgctcagcccagtcaaaactgttcgctgctctggcaccccaatggtggaacaagctccctcacgacgccaggacagcggagtcaatcaccaccttccggagacacctgaaaccccacctctttagggaatacctgggataggataaagtaatccctctaccccccccccccaccccccacccccccaaaattaaaaggtatagatgtactattgtaagtgcttgttccactggatatcataaggtgaatgcaccaatttgtaagtcgctctggataagagcgtctgctaaatgacgtaaatgtaaatgtaactagaGAGACATTCACCTGTTTGATTAGTGAGAGAGAAACCTCATGCCTTTTGGAGGAGTTTGAACCATCATCAGAAGCTACAAGGAAAACAGACACAACCACATTGTAAAATGCATACAGTCAAACACAATACATCCAAAGTCAGATGATAAATAATGAACAACTACAAGATGAAGCATTTTCTTTCAGTTTCAGTGATGACGTCAGAAGCAGAATAAAGGCAGCCACTTACTCTTGGCCTGAATAAAGCCTGAAACAAAGATAAACATGCTGAACATACATGCTGATGTTGAGGATTCAGCTTCAGTGTTTAGGGTTTGATCCCCTGTCAGCCTTTCACACACAGTGTTCTGTTCTTCATCTCTGTTCTGTTGCTGCTCTGTTACACTAAGATCATGTTTCTAAACAGAACAGTGTCCCAAATAACATCACTCCTCTGCTGAGCTGAGTGTACGACCTTCATTACTACAAAATATCCTGCACACAGCTTCATGGACTTCCTGTAAGGCTGTGTAGTCCCTGAGTATATAAAGCTAGTAGGTGAAGTCTGAAGCCTGCTGCCTGACCTGGGAAGTCCCCAGACAGCAACAGGAGATGCAAAGCTGTATACAGCAATGTGTTAGTTCAGGCCACAGGAATAAGAGATGCCAAAACCTTGCTTGGGTCATACAGCTGCTGCTCACTGGGGGGAGGGGTCACAATACATATATAACAGGAAGTAAAATGGGTGTTTCTGAAGCCTACTGAATTAAGTAATGCAGATGCTGACACTCTCAATAACATCTATGGTGCAGTTTGTGTCTTGTGACAGTAAGTTATGTGCTTTTGCGTCATCACAATCTCCATGTAATACATTAATTACAGCTTAATAAAGTGATGTCATTCTAGGTGGTAACAGAAACTCAGGAAAATCTAGAGAACATATAAAGCCTGATGTAGTCCCCCTGTCTGGTGATGATCTATACAGAACACACTACAGTACACATGAGCTCAGGTAATTCATGATGACATTGCAGAGGCAAGCTAGTTGCTGCTAGTTTCATGTTCATTGCATTGACCAGAAAGTACAAATACACAATGAATCATGGTATTAACAATCCAATTTTATTCCTGAAAATCCCTCTTACATGTAGAAAAACATGGTAATCTGCCATCATGAATACTTTGTGGTACAGTTTGAAGCTCTTGTGAAAAATAATAGATAATGTATGTAAATAATTAATTTAAATAATGAATGTAAATTCTGAATGTAAGTAAtcatgtaaatattttttttttttaaagtatgtaAATAATGAATGTAAATAATGTATGTAAGTAATTATGTAAATAATGAATGTAAAACAAagtatgtaaataatgtatgtaAGTAATTATGTAAATCATTTATGTAAATAATGAATGTAAATAATAATAGTAAATAATAATAGTAAATAATgattgtaaaaaaagaaagaagcaGTACTTCCATCTATAAATATGGGTGAATGTTGATTGTTCTCCAAACACTGACGAAGCTTCCGCCTAAACGTGTCCATTTGTTCTGACCTCTGCAGCTAAAAAATACATGAAACTTAAAGAACATTTCAGTGACAGTGGGTTTTTCCTTTCTTCAGGTACTGTGTGGTATATTCATAGGAGCTGTGATGTCGGATTTGAGCAGACATTGTGTTCATCATGAGATGAAATATCCTATCAGTCGGTACCACTTTTCAGCTGGCCTCACTGTCCTTCAATAAAGGTCCACTTTTCTCTGCTTCTCTCCtgtgagacaaacagacagacagacaaataaagAGACAAACATTTGGGTAGATAAAGGAAAGATTGGGATTTGAtttgcaggacagacagacagacagacagacagacagacagacagacagacagacagacagacagacagacagacagacagacagacagacagacagacagacagacagacagacagacagacagacagacagacagacagacagacagacagacaagtatATTCTAATGAGAGTACAAGCCACTTGATGCCACTGGACCCTTACAGATACAGTACATTACCTGTTTGATTAGTGAGAGAGAAACCTCAAGTTGAATCTGGTTCTGCTGTGTCATGGAGGGGTTGGAACCATCATCAGAGGCTAATACAAAACAGAGGGACCCAAATCGTTAGACTCCTTTAAAAGCTGTATTAAGCATCAACACTGTACATACCAATCCATGCCAGGTTCAAATAAATGTGGGCTTCTCCAGGCTTCTTCAACTCCATATGGGACACTGAGAAAGCTTGATAAATATTTGTAATGTACTGTGCTCAGTCAAATATTATTTCTGTCATTGCTCACCTGTCCTTTTCCTGTTCCACATAATAAACCCAGCTATGGTGATGAGGGCTAGGAGGATGACAGCTACCACTACTCCAATAATGATGGGGCCAGATTCAGGAGGCTTGACTGAGTTGATGAACAGACACCCATGGACACACAGTGAATATTACTGTAAATCACTGAATTCTCTGTCATAATGTAAGATATGATTCATCTTACCACTGTTTGTTTTTATGACAGACTGATCcagtctgatggtgatgatgtttTCTTTGTGTTCAACCACACAGGTGTAGTTGTTGTTCTCCCACTCCTCACAGTCCATTGTGAAGTGAGCACGTTTCTGGAAGGTTCCATCCTCATTAGGAAGAATCTCTCCATTCACCACATCTTCATGTTGGTCTTGTCCGTCTTTCTGCCAGAACACCGTGACTCCCCTGGGGTAGAAACCTGTAGCGTGGCAGGTCACTGGAGAGGAGGGGGTCTTCTGGAGCAGAGACACTGATGGAGGGActggagagaagaaaggagaggaaagaagaaggATCAAAATATGAATTCAAACAGCATCTTGCATTGGGGAATGATGTTGTGTCTCAACCTGGAAACAACCGGTTATAGGTTTTGATTGAATAGGACTCCATGTGTCTCAGACAGTGTCTCTGTACCTGTCCTCTTCAAGATGCTGCTGGCAAAGTTCACATACTTCTTCAAAGTGTCAATACACTCCTTAGTGAAGTACCATTTGAGATAGTGCAGATCCTTGCTGTTGTTGTCCCACTTCTGTTTGATGGTATCTGCCTGCTGTACAGAGGTTATCCATCTCATGGTCTTCATGTCCAATGAAATGAAATCCTCACCATCGTATCCATAGTGATGGAAATAATCTTTGAGTTCAGTCCCATCATTCCACTCACAGCCGTACAAGTTCTGGATTGTGTGAAcacctgagagagggagagagaggggtctaCCTGCAGTAAACATGTATTAACTGGGCAACGGCCATGTAATACTAGCTATAAACTGCTTTATTCAtttatgtaagtgtgtgtgtgtgtgtgtgtgtgtgtgtgtgtgtgtgtgtgtgtgtgtgtgtgtgtgtgtgtgtgtgtgtgtgtgtgtgtgtgtgtgtgtgtgtgtgtgtgtgtgttcgtgtgtgtgttcgtgtgtgtgtgtgtgtgtgtgtgtgaggtgtgcgTATGTTTGGGTGCACGCACAAGTGCATCCTGTAACCTTTTGACTGGGTTTGGTTGAACTGCTTCTTTGCAAACATAATGAGGTTTTTGAAGCCTTCATATTGGTTAATCAGGGGCTCAGTGTAGAGGTCCCAGTAGTATTCTCCTGCCTTCTCCTTCATCCACTCAGTGGTGGGGACCAGTGTCTTGGTGTTGCTGTCAAAGTACACAAACTGATGATCGTCCAGCAAACCCACCACCGTGAACTCTGGGAAGCCAGTATCACCTGAGACTGCAGTGTATAAGTATTTCATAGAGTGGGGAGCTGTGAATAAAATATTATAATTATATGATTGATTATGTAATATCATACAGTATGGAGCTGTGAATAGAATATTACAATTATATGACCATTTAATATCATACTGTCACaagcgtcgtaaggattggaccaaggcgcagcgggtaaagtgctcatcttcttaatttattagaaataacacttaaacttaagaaacaaacgacgaaacagtcccataaggtgcacagactatacaggaaacaaccacccacaaaacaaaagtgaaacaaacctcaactaaatatggcctccaattagagacaacgacaaccagctgcctctaattggaggtcctaccaaaaacccaacatagaaatagaaaactagatttaaacatagaaatagaaaacatagaacctaaaccaaaaacaccaaaacacacaaaacaaacacgccctgaccaaactacaatgacaaataaccccttttactggtcaggacgtgacacatacagtatggaGCTGTGAATAGAATATTATAATTATATGATTGATTATGTATTATCGTACAGTATGGAGCTGTgaatataatattataattatatGATTGATCATGTAATATCATACAGAATGGAGCTGTGAATAAAATGCTATAATTCAATAATATAACATAGATGAGCTGCATGTCTTTTGTCATTTCTGACATATTTGTAAAACCCCTATCGGCAATTGATTGAATACCTACCGCACGGCCTACATTTAAACATAGATCCTCACTCTACAATGAGATGTAGTAAACATGTCACTTAGTCTGGAGACTAAGAACTGACCAAGTAGTTTCCTGAATTTCAAATAACTAGCAACATGATTCTAGAAACATTATATTTGTACTGACCTGCAGAAGTTATAGGAATCCAGAGAAACAAGATACAGAAGGaaatcatttctttatcagtttAGATGAGACTGAATGGTAGCGCTGGGTTGAACAACACAACTGTATACCTTCTTTCACTATTCTCTCCATCATGGCAAACAAACAGGGTCATAACTTGTCAATGTTTAGCCATCAAATGTAATCATTAAGGAGTGACACAACGGTGCATACAAGACCTTCCGTTATTCAACATGATGAGTCACTTGActtttgtgtgtctctgtcgctCCGGGgtaaagtttcccctaggtacagatctaggatcagattcccCTCCCACAATCCTGACCTTAACTGTGGGTGGTGAAAGaaatatctgaccctgtatcaacTTCTACCAACTCCCTCTGGCATAGTCCATTTTTATTGTCAACAGAGTCCTGGCGTTTGATTGGGCACACACCAGGAAGTAAAATGGCCAGAGCAGAGACCTAGCTTGCCTTGTTTATCAGATTAAAGTCTCAGGTCATGGAATCCTTTTGGCCACCTTGTTTCTCTGCATTCTGCAAACAGTCAGGACATTATGTGACATTATGACTCAGGAAGAATAAAAAACAAGATATTCTCTCTTGAAAAGGCAGCTGATTTCATATGTTGACTGGATATACAAAACATATTAAGCCATATCTCAATGCCAttagaagtaaaaaaaataataatcataatctgTAAAAGTATTTAGGGTTACAATCTTTGCTATGGTGTTTAGTTTGTTATTTCACACATAAAAAAATAACACATCATGGAATAATGAGTGACTGTTGGGTATGATGTTGTACTGTAGGTGACATGA from the Salmo trutta chromosome 36, fSalTru1.1, whole genome shotgun sequence genome contains:
- the LOC115175916 gene encoding class I histocompatibility antigen, F10 alpha chain isoform X1, with translation MISFCILFLWIPITSAAPHSMKYLYTAVSGDTGFPEFTVVGLLDDHQFVYFDSNTKTLVPTTEWMKEKAGEYYWDLYTEPLINQYEGFKNLIMFAKKQFNQTQSKGVHTIQNLYGCEWNDGTELKDYFHHYGYDGEDFISLDMKTMRWITSVQQADTIKQKWDNNSKDLHYLKWYFTKECIDTLKKYVNFASSILKRTVPPSVSLLQKTPSSPVTCHATGFYPRGVTVFWQKDGQDQHEDVVNGEILPNEDGTFQKRAHFTMDCEEWENNNYTCVVEHKENIITIRLDQSVIKTNSVKPPESGPIIIGVVVAVILLALITIAGFIMWNRKRTASDDGSNPSMTQQNQIQLEVSLSLIKQERSREKWTFIEGQ
- the LOC115175916 gene encoding class I histocompatibility antigen, F10 alpha chain isoform X2; translation: MKASKTSLCLQRSSSTKPSQKVTGCTCVHTIQNLYGCEWNDGTELKDYFHHYGYDGEDFISLDMKTMRWITSVQQADTIKQKWDNNSKDLHYLKWYFTKECIDTLKKYVNFASSILKRTVPPSVSLLQKTPSSPVTCHATGFYPRGVTVFWQKDGQDQHEDVVNGEILPNEDGTFQKRAHFTMDCEEWENNNYTCVVEHKENIITIRLDQSVIKTNSVKPPESGPIIIGVVVAVILLALITIAGFIMWNRKRTASDDGSNPSMTQQNQIQLEVSLSLIKQERSREKWTFIEGQ
- the LOC115175916 gene encoding class I histocompatibility antigen, F10 alpha chain isoform X3 — translated: MISFCILFLWIPITSAGVHTIQNLYGCEWNDGTELKDYFHHYGYDGEDFISLDMKTMRWITSVQQADTIKQKWDNNSKDLHYLKWYFTKECIDTLKKYVNFASSILKRTVPPSVSLLQKTPSSPVTCHATGFYPRGVTVFWQKDGQDQHEDVVNGEILPNEDGTFQKRAHFTMDCEEWENNNYTCVVEHKENIITIRLDQSVIKTNSVKPPESGPIIIGVVVAVILLALITIAGFIMWNRKRTASDDGSNPSMTQQNQIQLEVSLSLIKQERSREKWTFIEGQ